A stretch of the Streptomyces sp. NBC_00078 genome encodes the following:
- a CDS encoding maltokinase, protein MAETVTLSGTTSPGLLASLDPLLREWLPRQRWFAGKGRPVTGFSLVMATELLPADARLGFHHLLVRAHQPLTLGAETHPGDCYQLLIGAREALPPRLAPALIGHVEEGPLAGRTVYDALYDPRPAEMLLEALRSQARIGGLRFEREPGQEIRAGLVPRVVTAEQSNSSVVYGDTFILKLLRRIVPGVNPDLELPLALAREGCPRVPAPTAWITAEPAGESCMLGVLQPFLQGASDGWELALRELAKGEDFGAEARALGRATAEVHTTLARALPTVTMGHTQVQMLADGMIERLEVAAQAVPALRPHAPALHSAFTALADLAATGRTWTAQRIHGDLHLGQCLRSPAGQWWLIDFEGEPSRPLAERRMPHPPVRDVAGMLRSFDYAAHSAGSHAQGWADACRAAYCSGYAEVSGRDPRTDPVLMRAYETDKAIYEVVYEARHRPDWLPVPMAAIERYAVSDLT, encoded by the coding sequence ATGGCGGAAACTGTCACACTTTCCGGTACGACAAGTCCTGGCCTGCTCGCTTCCCTGGATCCACTTCTGCGCGAGTGGCTGCCACGGCAGCGCTGGTTCGCGGGCAAGGGGCGCCCGGTCACCGGGTTCTCGCTGGTCATGGCCACCGAGCTGCTGCCGGCCGACGCCAGGCTGGGGTTCCACCATCTGCTGGTGCGCGCCCATCAGCCGCTCACGCTCGGTGCCGAGACCCACCCCGGCGACTGCTACCAGCTGTTGATAGGCGCGCGCGAGGCCCTGCCGCCCCGGCTGGCGCCCGCGCTGATCGGACATGTGGAAGAGGGCCCGCTCGCCGGACGCACGGTGTACGACGCCCTGTACGACCCCCGGCCCGCCGAGATGCTCCTGGAGGCGCTGCGCTCCCAGGCCCGCATCGGCGGGCTGCGCTTCGAGCGGGAGCCCGGCCAGGAGATCCGCGCCGGACTGGTGCCGCGGGTGGTGACCGCCGAGCAGTCGAATTCGTCGGTCGTCTACGGAGATACGTTCATCCTGAAGCTGCTGCGCCGGATCGTGCCCGGCGTCAACCCGGACCTGGAACTGCCGCTGGCGCTGGCCCGCGAGGGCTGTCCACGGGTGCCCGCGCCGACGGCGTGGATCACCGCGGAGCCGGCCGGGGAGTCGTGTATGCTCGGCGTGCTCCAGCCGTTCCTGCAGGGCGCCTCGGACGGCTGGGAGCTGGCGCTGCGCGAGCTGGCCAAGGGCGAGGACTTCGGCGCCGAGGCGCGGGCGCTGGGGCGCGCCACGGCCGAGGTGCACACCACACTCGCCCGCGCGCTGCCGACCGTGACCATGGGCCACACCCAGGTGCAGATGCTGGCCGACGGCATGATCGAACGCCTTGAAGTGGCCGCTCAGGCGGTGCCCGCGCTGCGGCCGCACGCGCCCGCGCTGCACTCCGCGTTCACGGCGCTGGCCGACCTGGCCGCAACGGGCCGTACCTGGACCGCGCAGCGCATCCACGGCGACCTGCACCTCGGGCAGTGTCTGCGCTCGCCGGCCGGGCAGTGGTGGCTGATCGACTTCGAGGGCGAGCCGTCCAGGCCACTCGCCGAGCGACGGATGCCCCATCCGCCGGTGCGGGACGTCGCGGGGATGCTCAGGTCCTTCGACTACGCGGCCCACTCGGCGGGATCGCACGCACAGGGCTGGGCCGATGCGTGCCGGGCCGCTTACTGTTCCGGGTACGCGGAGGTCAGCGGCCGCGATCCGCGCACCGACCCGGTTCTGATGCGCGCCTACGAGACCGACAAGGCGATCTACGAGGTCGTCTACGAGGCCCGCCACCGCCCCGACTGGCTCCCCGTCCCGATGGCGGCGATAGAGCGTTACGCCGTGTCCGACCTGACCTGA
- the treS gene encoding maltose alpha-D-glucosyltransferase: MIVNEPVPDTFEDTPARDRDPDWFKRAVFYEVLVRSFQDSNGDGVGDLKGITAKLDYLQWLGVDCLWLPPFFKSPLRDGGYDVSDYTAVLPEFGDLADFVEFVDAAHQRGMRVIIDFVMNHTSDQHPWFQESRKDPDGPYGDYYVWADDDKQFPDARIIFVDTEASNWTFDPVRKQYYWHRFFSHQPDLNYENPAVQDEMISALRFWLDLGIDGFRLDAVPYLYQEEGTNCENLPATHEFLKRVRKEIDASYPDTVVLAEANQWPEDVVDYFGDYESGGDECHMAFHFPVMPRIFMAVRRESRYPVSEILAKTPAIPSGCQWGIFLRNHDELTLEMVTDEERDYMWAEYAKDPRMRANIGIRRRLATLLDNDRNQIELFTALLLSLPGSPILYYGDEIGMGDNIWLGDRDAVRTPMQWTPDRNAGFSSCDPGRLFLPTIMDPVYGYQVTNVEASMSSPSSLLHWTRRMIEIRKQNPAFGLGSYTELPSSNPAVIAFLREYEDDLVLCVHNFSRFAQPTELDLSAFHGRHPVELFGGVRFPAVGELPYLLTLAGHGFYWFRLRKDPS; the protein is encoded by the coding sequence ATGATCGTCAACGAACCCGTTCCGGACACCTTCGAGGACACTCCCGCCAGGGACCGGGACCCGGATTGGTTCAAGCGTGCGGTCTTCTACGAGGTCCTGGTCCGTTCCTTCCAGGACAGCAACGGCGACGGCGTCGGCGACCTCAAGGGCATCACCGCCAAGCTCGACTACCTGCAGTGGCTGGGCGTCGACTGCCTGTGGCTGCCTCCCTTCTTCAAGTCGCCCCTCAGGGACGGCGGTTACGACGTCTCGGACTACACGGCCGTCCTGCCGGAGTTCGGCGACCTCGCCGACTTCGTGGAGTTCGTCGACGCCGCCCACCAGCGCGGCATGCGCGTCATCATCGACTTCGTCATGAACCACACCAGCGACCAGCACCCGTGGTTCCAGGAGTCGAGGAAGGACCCCGACGGGCCCTACGGCGACTATTACGTGTGGGCGGACGACGACAAGCAGTTCCCGGACGCGCGGATCATCTTCGTCGACACCGAGGCCTCCAACTGGACCTTCGACCCGGTCCGCAAGCAGTACTACTGGCACCGCTTCTTCTCCCACCAGCCGGACCTCAACTACGAGAACCCGGCCGTCCAGGACGAGATGATCTCCGCCCTGCGCTTCTGGCTGGACCTGGGCATCGACGGATTCCGCCTGGACGCCGTGCCGTACCTCTACCAGGAGGAGGGCACCAACTGCGAGAACCTGCCCGCCACCCACGAGTTCCTGAAGCGGGTGCGGAAGGAGATCGACGCCTCCTACCCGGACACGGTGGTGCTGGCGGAGGCGAACCAGTGGCCGGAGGACGTCGTCGACTACTTCGGCGACTACGAGAGCGGCGGAGACGAGTGCCATATGGCGTTCCACTTCCCGGTCATGCCGCGCATCTTCATGGCCGTACGACGGGAATCCCGCTACCCCGTCTCGGAGATCCTCGCCAAGACCCCGGCGATTCCCTCGGGCTGCCAGTGGGGCATCTTCCTGCGCAACCACGACGAGCTGACCCTCGAAATGGTCACCGACGAGGAACGCGACTACATGTGGGCGGAGTACGCGAAGGACCCGCGTATGCGCGCCAACATCGGGATCAGGCGGCGGCTCGCCACCCTGCTCGACAACGACCGCAACCAGATCGAGCTGTTCACCGCCCTGCTGCTGTCCCTGCCCGGCTCGCCGATCCTCTACTACGGCGACGAGATCGGCATGGGCGACAACATCTGGCTCGGCGACCGCGACGCCGTACGCACCCCGATGCAGTGGACACCGGACCGCAACGCAGGTTTTTCGTCCTGTGACCCCGGGCGGCTGTTCCTGCCGACCATCATGGACCCGGTCTACGGGTACCAGGTCACCAACGTCGAGGCGTCGATGTCGTCGCCCTCGTCGCTGCTGCACTGGACCCGCCGGATGATCGAGATCCGCAAGCAGAACCCGGCGTTCGGACTCGGGTCCTACACGGAACTCCCGTCGTCGAATCCGGCGGTGATCGCGTTCCTGCGGGAGTACGAGGACGATCTCGTGCTGTGCGTGCACAACTTCTCGCGGTTCGCGCAGCCGACGGAGCTGGACCTGAGCGCCTTCCACGGACGGCATCCGGTCGAGCTGTTCGGCGGGGTGCGCTTTCCGGCCGTCGGTGAGCTGCCGTACCTGCTGACCCTGGCGGGCCACGGCTTCTACTGGTTCCGGCTGCGCAAGGACCCCTCGTAG
- a CDS encoding alpha-1,4-glucan--maltose-1-phosphate maltosyltransferase, whose translation MPATHHSSAPPTRGPEARPVRPADAGPPAPEPVSAGDEADIGRIPVLDVGPVVQHGRRPAKAVTGESFEISATVFREGHDAVAANVVLKDPEGRPGPWTPMRELAPGTDRWGATVTAGAPGHWTYTVEAWGDPVTTWRHHAQIKIPAGMDTDLVLEEGARLYERAASGVPAGGGSREVLLAAVRSLRDESRPAASRLAAALTPEVDAVLARHPLREFVTASQTLPLLVERERALYGAWYEFFPRSEGTPQTPHGTFRTAARRLPAIAAMGFDVLYLPPVHPIGTTFRKGRNNTLSAGPDDVGVPWAIGSPEGGHDSVHPQLGTLDDFAWFVRQAAGHGLEIALDFALQCSPDHPWVAKHPEWFHHRPDGTIAYAENPPKKYQDIYPIAFDADLDGLITETLRILRLWMDLGVRIFRVDNPHTKPVVFWQRVIAQINATDPDVIFLAEAFTRPAMMRTLAQTGFQQSYTYYTWRTGKQELTDYLTELSGETAAYMRPNFFVNTPDILHEFLQHGGRPAFELRAVLAATLSPTWGIYSGYELCENTPLREGSEEYLDSEKYQLKPRDWETAEREGRTITPLITKLNTVRRSNPALQQLRDLHFHHADQDAVIAYSKRSGSNTVLVVANLDPHHTQEATVSLDMPQLGLEWHESVPVRDELTGETYHWGRANYVRLQPGGAHVLVVGWGTGDYPPDEHSTVLRPSTPQIGGSPTI comes from the coding sequence AGCACCCCCGACCCGGGGGCCCGAAGCACGTCCCGTGCGCCCCGCCGACGCCGGACCGCCGGCCCCGGAGCCGGTCTCCGCGGGCGACGAGGCCGACATCGGGCGCATACCCGTCCTCGACGTCGGCCCGGTCGTCCAGCACGGGCGCCGGCCCGCCAAGGCCGTGACCGGCGAGTCGTTCGAGATCTCGGCCACCGTGTTCCGTGAGGGGCACGACGCGGTCGCCGCCAACGTCGTCCTGAAGGACCCGGAAGGCCGCCCCGGCCCCTGGACCCCGATGCGGGAGCTGGCCCCGGGCACCGACCGCTGGGGCGCCACCGTCACCGCGGGCGCGCCCGGCCACTGGACCTACACCGTGGAGGCCTGGGGCGACCCGGTCACCACCTGGCGGCACCACGCGCAGATCAAGATCCCGGCGGGGATGGACACGGATCTGGTGCTGGAGGAGGGGGCGCGGCTGTACGAGCGTGCGGCCTCCGGGGTTCCGGCCGGCGGCGGCAGCCGTGAGGTGCTCCTCGCCGCCGTCCGCTCCCTGCGGGACGAGAGCCGTCCCGCCGCCTCGCGTCTGGCGGCGGCGTTGACGCCGGAGGTGGACGCGGTGCTGGCCCGGCACCCGCTGCGCGAGTTCGTCACCGCCTCGCAGACCCTGCCGCTGCTGGTGGAACGCGAGCGCGCCCTGTACGGCGCCTGGTACGAGTTCTTCCCCCGCTCCGAGGGCACCCCCCAGACACCGCACGGCACCTTCCGCACCGCCGCCCGCCGGCTGCCGGCCATCGCCGCGATGGGCTTCGACGTGCTCTACCTGCCCCCCGTCCACCCCATCGGCACCACCTTCCGCAAGGGCCGCAACAACACCCTGTCCGCCGGCCCCGACGACGTCGGCGTGCCCTGGGCCATCGGCTCCCCCGAGGGCGGCCACGACAGCGTCCACCCCCAGCTGGGCACCCTCGACGACTTCGCCTGGTTCGTGCGCCAGGCCGCCGGACACGGCCTGGAGATCGCCCTCGACTTCGCCCTGCAGTGCTCCCCGGACCACCCCTGGGTGGCCAAACACCCCGAGTGGTTCCACCACCGCCCCGACGGCACCATCGCCTACGCCGAGAACCCGCCCAAGAAGTACCAGGACATCTACCCGATCGCCTTCGACGCCGACCTCGACGGGCTGATCACCGAAACCCTGCGCATCCTGCGGCTGTGGATGGACCTCGGCGTGCGGATCTTCCGGGTCGACAACCCCCACACCAAACCGGTCGTCTTCTGGCAGCGGGTGATCGCGCAGATCAACGCCACCGACCCCGACGTGATCTTCCTGGCCGAGGCGTTCACCCGCCCCGCCATGATGCGCACCCTGGCCCAGACCGGCTTCCAGCAGTCCTACACCTACTACACCTGGCGCACCGGCAAGCAGGAACTGACCGACTACCTGACCGAGCTGTCCGGCGAGACGGCCGCCTACATGCGGCCCAACTTCTTCGTCAACACCCCCGACATCCTGCACGAGTTCCTGCAGCACGGCGGCCGGCCCGCCTTCGAACTGCGCGCCGTGCTGGCCGCCACCCTCTCCCCCACCTGGGGCATCTACTCCGGCTACGAACTGTGCGAGAACACCCCCCTGCGCGAGGGCAGCGAGGAATACCTCGACTCCGAGAAGTACCAGCTCAAACCCCGCGACTGGGAGACGGCCGAACGCGAGGGCCGCACCATCACCCCCCTGATCACCAAACTCAACACCGTCCGGCGCTCGAACCCCGCCCTGCAGCAGCTGCGCGACCTCCACTTCCACCACGCGGACCAGGACGCGGTGATCGCGTACTCGAAGCGGAGCGGCTCGAACACGGTTCTGGTGGTCGCCAACCTCGACCCTCACCACACCCAGGAGGCCACGGTCTCGTTGGACATGCCGCAACTCGGCCTGGAATGGCACGAGTCGGTGCCGGTGCGCGACGAGCTCACCGGCGAGACCTATCACTGGGGCAGGGCGAATTACGTTCGCCTTCAGCCCGGCGGGGCACACGTACTCGTTGTCGGCTGGGGGACCGGGGATTACCCCCCGGATGAGCACAGCACCGTCCTGCGACCGTCCACCCCGCAGATCGGAGGGTCACCCACAATATGA
- the glgB gene encoding 1,4-alpha-glucan branching enzyme has product MTPRPTPSGSDPKKKAEEKAAKAAQSVKKAVKKAAEKTTAPAKAAKKTPAGKPTVKKAAAKKTPPEKTAVKKTAAEKTTAEKAVAKKAVTTKAATKKTAIAKKAPAKSAAKKPVTRATVKAPVPERLTPSAAPVGDAPVSPAVDAGDRGRLLAGTHHDPHTVLGAHQVPGGVAFRVFRPYALSVTVVAGDLRAELHDDGDGFFSGLLPLSEVPGYRILVAYEGSVQDTEDAYGFLPTLGDLDLHLIGEGRHEELWTVLGAHPMTHQGVTGTRFSVWAPNARGVHVAGTFNFWDGAGHPMRSLGSSGVWELFVPGIGEGELYKFEITRPDGSKTLRADPLARRTETPPKTSSVITASHHEWHDAQWLERRADLPAHEAPFSVYEIHLPSWRPGLTYRQLADQLPAYVKDLGFTHVELMPVAEHPFGGSWGYQVTGFYAPTARLGTPDDFKCLVDALHQAGVGVLMDWVPAHFPRDDWALAEFDGRPLYEHEDPLRSAHPDWGTLEFDYGRREVRNFLVANAVYWCREFHIDGLRVDAVASMLYLDYSREPGQWVPNEHGGRENLDAVAFLQEMNATVYRQVPGVVTIAEESTAWDGVTRATHHRGPGGFGGLGFGLKWNMGWMHDSLDYMSHEPVHRKYHHNEMTFSMVYAYSENYVLPISHDEVVHGKRSLVSKMPGDWWQQRANLRAYLAFMWAHPGKQLLFMGQEFAQGAEWSEAHGPDWWLLDPAYGAEADHRGVRDLVRDLNVVYRHTPALWQRDIDPAGFQWIVGDAADDNVFAFLRLAADGTPLLAVSNLSPVVRPDYRLGAPDDVPAWHETLNTDLAKYGGSDVTNPDVIKPEPQGWHGRPASIRLTLPPLTTLWLRPA; this is encoded by the coding sequence GTGACCCCCCGCCCCACGCCCAGCGGTTCGGATCCGAAGAAGAAGGCCGAGGAGAAGGCCGCCAAAGCCGCGCAGAGTGTGAAGAAGGCGGTGAAGAAGGCCGCGGAGAAGACGACCGCGCCCGCGAAGGCGGCGAAGAAGACGCCGGCCGGGAAGCCCACGGTCAAGAAGGCGGCCGCGAAGAAGACGCCGCCGGAGAAGACCGCGGTGAAGAAGACGGCGGCAGAGAAGACCACTGCTGAGAAGGCCGTCGCCAAGAAGGCGGTGACGACCAAGGCCGCCACGAAGAAGACGGCCATCGCGAAGAAGGCCCCCGCGAAGTCAGCGGCGAAGAAGCCCGTCACCAGGGCCACGGTGAAGGCACCCGTTCCGGAGCGGCTCACGCCCAGCGCGGCGCCCGTCGGGGACGCGCCGGTCTCCCCCGCCGTCGACGCCGGTGACCGTGGGCGGCTGCTCGCCGGTACGCACCACGATCCGCACACGGTGCTGGGCGCCCACCAGGTGCCCGGCGGGGTCGCCTTCCGGGTCTTCAGGCCGTACGCGCTGTCCGTGACCGTAGTCGCCGGGGACCTGCGGGCGGAGCTGCACGACGACGGGGACGGGTTCTTCTCCGGCCTGCTGCCGCTGTCCGAGGTCCCCGGGTACAGGATCCTGGTGGCGTACGAGGGCTCGGTCCAGGACACCGAGGACGCGTACGGCTTCCTGCCCACGCTGGGCGACCTCGATCTGCACCTGATCGGCGAGGGCCGGCACGAGGAACTGTGGACGGTGCTCGGCGCGCACCCGATGACGCACCAGGGCGTGACCGGCACCCGCTTCTCCGTGTGGGCGCCGAACGCACGCGGCGTCCATGTGGCCGGCACCTTCAACTTCTGGGACGGCGCCGGTCACCCCATGCGCTCGCTCGGCTCCTCCGGTGTCTGGGAGCTGTTCGTGCCCGGGATCGGCGAGGGCGAGCTGTACAAGTTCGAGATCACCCGGCCCGACGGCTCGAAGACCCTGCGCGCCGACCCGCTGGCCCGGCGCACGGAGACCCCGCCGAAGACGTCGTCCGTGATCACCGCCTCCCACCACGAGTGGCACGACGCGCAGTGGCTGGAGCGGCGGGCGGACCTGCCCGCGCACGAGGCGCCGTTCTCCGTCTACGAGATCCATCTGCCGTCCTGGCGCCCGGGTCTGACGTACCGTCAACTCGCTGACCAGCTACCCGCGTACGTCAAGGACCTGGGCTTCACCCACGTCGAGCTGATGCCCGTCGCGGAACACCCCTTCGGCGGCTCCTGGGGCTACCAGGTCACCGGCTTCTACGCCCCCACGGCCCGGCTCGGCACCCCCGACGACTTCAAGTGCCTGGTCGACGCGCTGCACCAGGCGGGCGTCGGCGTCCTGATGGACTGGGTGCCGGCGCACTTCCCGCGCGACGACTGGGCGCTGGCGGAGTTCGACGGCCGCCCCCTGTACGAGCACGAGGACCCGCTGCGCTCCGCGCACCCCGACTGGGGAACGCTGGAGTTCGACTACGGCCGCCGCGAAGTGCGCAACTTCCTTGTCGCCAACGCCGTGTACTGGTGCAGGGAGTTCCACATCGACGGCCTGCGGGTCGACGCGGTCGCCTCCATGCTCTATCTCGACTACTCGCGCGAACCGGGTCAGTGGGTGCCGAACGAGCACGGCGGCCGGGAGAACCTGGACGCGGTGGCGTTCCTCCAGGAGATGAACGCGACGGTGTACCGGCAGGTGCCGGGTGTCGTGACGATCGCGGAGGAGTCGACGGCCTGGGACGGCGTCACCCGGGCCACCCACCACCGGGGGCCGGGCGGCTTCGGAGGCCTCGGCTTCGGCCTGAAGTGGAACATGGGCTGGATGCACGACTCCCTCGACTACATGAGCCACGAGCCGGTGCACCGCAAGTACCACCACAACGAGATGACGTTCTCGATGGTGTACGCCTACAGCGAGAACTACGTCCTGCCCATCTCGCACGACGAAGTGGTCCACGGCAAACGGTCACTGGTGTCGAAGATGCCGGGGGACTGGTGGCAGCAGCGGGCCAACCTGCGCGCCTATCTTGCCTTCATGTGGGCCCACCCGGGCAAGCAACTCCTGTTCATGGGCCAGGAGTTCGCGCAGGGTGCGGAGTGGTCGGAGGCCCACGGCCCGGACTGGTGGCTCCTCGACCCGGCCTACGGCGCCGAGGCCGACCACCGCGGGGTGCGCGACCTGGTCCGCGACCTCAACGTCGTCTACCGCCACACGCCGGCGCTGTGGCAGCGGGACATCGACCCGGCCGGCTTCCAGTGGATCGTCGGCGACGCGGCCGACGACAACGTCTTCGCGTTCCTGCGACTGGCCGCCGACGGCACCCCGCTCCTGGCCGTCTCCAACCTCTCCCCCGTCGTCCGCCCGGACTACCGCCTCGGCGCCCCCGACGACGTCCCGGCCTGGCACGAGACCCTCAACACCGACCTCGCCAAGTACGGCGGCAGCGACGTCACCAACCCGGACGTCATCAAGCCCGAACCCCAGGGCTGGCACGGCCGCCCGGCCAGCATCAGGCTGACGCTGCCACCGCTCACGACGCTCTGGCTACGCCCGGCCTAG